The DNA segment CAAAGACACTTTGACATATgggtctggagaggaagagagaggaaaagctcTTCTATATATGGAGGCTCAGTTTGTTACCCTCACCATACAGAAACAGCATCACTGAAGGATGGACTGCAAGGTACCATGAGCCAAAGGCACTTCTCAAAGGTACTTCTAGAAAGAGGGATGTCTGTGTACCAGGGGAATCCACCGTTTCTCGTACTGGTGTGAGTGCTGACATGGAAGACCAGCACCACAGACTCttcagaggagaagagcagctgttTCCACCAGGTTTTCTGTGCTAAGGGTTTGCAGGCATAAGAAGGCACATTCCAAACCAAGAGCCCAGTGAAGATAATGATATCAGAAGATGACAATGGGCACTGGGTGCTCAGACATTCTAGCATGCCACGGACAGCAAACCCCTACAGTTTTCAAAACTTGCCTAAGAGAGCAAAATGTAACACGGCATCTGGAGAATCCAGACAGGCAGGGGGGGTGTTTTGCACTGCATTGCCCCCCCAAACTATCAATTGCTAACACCACGTGGcagctgcagtgacaggagaatTTTGAAACCTGTTTTCCCAacatcagagagcagcagaaagaaaaggcactaggggagctctgcttccctggctGAACATAGCACAATGCCCTCAAGCTGCAAGCAGCCTCTGTTTGCTGCAAGGGCTGCCCAGGTGATTTCAACAGATTTTCCAGTGACAGTAAACATGCAATGTGTGGTTACAGAAATGCTTTCCcagcttcctctgcagcctcagttCTCAGACATTTCATATGGCATCAAGCTCCAACTGAGCAGAAATGTTTTCTGCAGAGATCTTTTGCTGTAGTGCTACTGACTTCTGTACAAGTCAGGAGTGAAGTTCAAATACTCTGATGCTGAGCTCTGGAAAAGAAACTGCTTTTTATCTTGAAACCCATGCTGAGTTTGAAAGCCAACTCTTTGGAGCTGTGAATGCATAAGGTCTTCAGGTGGCTTTGAGCCTAATGTTTGAGTACTGGCCACTGAAATGAAGGATGTACTTCAACCGGGATTTGCCCCGGTGGCCCATGAGGCTTTCCTAATCTTGGGATGAAATGACTGATTCTGGCTGGAGGAGAttttctggtggaaaacttCCTGCTCACATAAAACTGCTGGAGCCAGTATCTGCAACAGATATGAGGTATCCAGCCCAAAAGATGGCTCAGAGCTTTGCCCCTGCAAGCTCTTCAGTGGGAAGGGGAACAGCTGGCAGGCTCCTTCAATAGCACGTTCATGGATATAGTCACCTTCCATGGATTCATCCCCTTAGGAATGGGTTTGAAAGATAAAGCTACTTTACATTATCGGTTTATAGCTAACACACAGACAAATCTCTGTCAGGTGTGCCCATGATGCTACAGCCTTGGCACCAAGACTTATGCCTGCTAACCTTTGAGGCTACcttgagagaggaggagaaagcagggaTGCAGTGTGGCCCTTCTCGGCCATGGAGCACCTACCTGAGTATCCAGTGATATCCATAGCTTTGAGGTTCCTGCATTTAATGACTGTTAAGGTGAGGCGACCTGCAGTTGGCAAATAACAAAGGGAAAACATGATCTCTCCCAGGTCCACGCTTTCCTTCAATAAAACAGAGGAGACATTGTATTGGAAACATGCAAGaaccagccaggctgcctccagcctccacCACCATGCCTCGTGCACTcaaacaggctctgctctgctctatcactctcagccctttgctgtgtGGTGGTGCTTCCAGTGAATCCTAACATTCTTTGGCTAAAGTGAATGAAGGGAACGGGGGAAAAATGTGTGTCCTAATGTTGCAGCTTCAAATCACTTCCTCAGCAGGgtttgagctccctgctgcacagtTACAGCTCACGGTCTCCTGCGTCTGCTCCATTGCTTAGGCAGAGCCAAGTGAAATCAGGACATTAAGGACATCAGATCAGTATCAAGTTTTGTTTGAATGTACATCTCCCAGTGCCATGTGTGTGACACCAACATCTGTTTCCTCAAGTGAAGGGATGTAGCACAAACAGAGTGAGGTCACAGGGAGGTGAgacctgcacaggcagcagggctgtgtgctctgGCTGTGCAAGTTCCTCAGCTGACTTTCTGGTACAGCCATTGGTCAGTAACAGGGCTGGGGGACTTTGCTGGTACCAAACGCTTTGGCAGAGAGTGCAGATGGCTCTCAGTAACAGGGTGATTTTCTCTGAAGCTGGGCATGAATTACAAGATGGTTACAGACCAGGGTTACATAGCTTTAAAACAGAAGAGACCCATGAAGTGGTTGAACTATTCAGTGGCAGCTGAGCTTGTAGGCTGTGACATACTATTATCATTTGGACAAACAATCCCTCTGAGATGCCTTCAAACAGCTAACAAGCACaggtgtgtatatgtatatcaACAGTGAATTAACCAGTAGATGGCACTCAGAAACATTTGGTAGCTTCTGGACTACAGAGGTCAATACAATTTACTCCTTTAATGCTCCGTAATACAATTATCACACCTCATTCTTAGCCCCTCTTGTACATGCAGCCTTATCTACTACACCTCCTGAAAGCTCAGGCTATCAGTGCCTTGCTCGCAGGAgctcaggaaaaagaaaataagcaaaCCAAGAGTATCATTTAAACTAGAAAACACTCTCTTCTGAAGTCAGCAGGAAGGTTTCCAAACACTTCCCAAAAATGGgtttaaagggagaaaaaaaaaaaagtcatgttTTCTACATGCAGATCCCACATCTGTAGAGCAAACAGCCTGTTTATTTTTAGAAAGGGAGTGCTTGATTTGTTTCAATATGATCTAATGATCTGCTGAAAAGGAGTTGTAGCTGTTAGGAGTAGAATGATGGAACTAGAAAGAGGAGTAAAGGCATTAGGCCCTTACAGCTTTGCTAAGTGTTAGGAGAATAGATCTTGTTGATAGATGAGAGTTTTGCCAAATGATTTCCTTCTTGTCCGCTGGTAAGGCAAAGATTAGATATTTATTGCACTTAGACATTCAGAATACTAATGAGCCTTACACAAAAGTCTTGATTCTTGACAAGGCTGCTTGGAAATAAATTGTGAATGTCCTCAGGCACAGCATGgatgaaagaagcagcagcagccaaacgTTTTCTGGACAGCGCAACAGATAACCAAACTTGTAAGTGTCTCAACAAATGTTGTCTTAGAAGGTGCTGCTTGCTGGTAGATAAAGAGTTTCAGACTCTCACCCACTCAGAGTTCCCACTCTGATCTCCTGCTCGCCTTAATGAACCACTGTTAAGAGATTGTTCCTTGCAACCAGGCACACAGGAGCGTAAGTGGCGTCCTGCGGGTACATTATCTTCTTGTAGCTTACAGACATTGGGACACTTCCAAAATTCCTAGCAGTACCTCTTAGGAAATAATGGAAGCTCTGAATCAATAACCTCTGCAGACCTGAAACCAAAAATGTTTCCCTGATTCACAAGCTGTACAGTCATTAATTAAGCAGTGGAGTGCTAGCCACCTGAACGGCTCCTATCATCCCTTAAGTGCGCTCCTCTCTCCGTGCCCACACGATTGATCTGATGTATTCTTAGTCACCCAAAGCTTTCCTTGGCTATTATGAAAACTGTATTTACCCTTCTCATTTTTAATTAAACAGAAGTGTCCTTGGGTGTGTTACAGCTGGCTTAGATGCACCATTTCCCAAAGAGTGGCCCAGAGAGAATGAGGGCATGGCACCAAATGATGCCCTCGACATTCTGTGGGTGTATAACGTGTCTTGGCCATGATGGTGGTTCTGCTCCTCTCACACCACCTTTGGAGGCTTTTCCTTCAATAACCCTTCTGTTGGTGTCTCTccatctttgtgtgtgtgtgtgtgtgttggtttttctttcccattaaATTAGTTTACTTAGCTAGGAAAACATCCACTGTTTCTTGCAGAACCCTCCCAGTgaaacacacaccacacacaggtTAAAAACTCCATAATCTTCTCCTGCCACTTCACGGTCTATGTGCttttactctggtgagaccaagTGTTACCCTTTTCCAGTTTAATTCCTACCATGTAACAAAGATTTGTTCCCCAAAAAGattgtgaagccctggaacaggctgcccaaggaagtggcagagtcaccatgcctggagggtttAAAAGCCTCCATGTGGGGCATGGTTCACtggtgatctggcagtgctgggttaatggctggactgaatgatcttaaagatctcttccaaccaaaacaatcctatgattctaagtcatgGGGGTCACATCAATCACTAGGAAAGATCTGTCAGAGTCTGTGCTCTCAGCCACAGGGGTGAGGAGATCTCATAACCCGGTTTCAGAAATAACATGAAATGACGAAGATGACAACTGACTTGGAATCCAACTAAAGCAGTTCAATCATTTGTTTGCCCTCAGAATCAGCCAGGTCCTCCTGGGAGGACAGTGGAGGAGCAAGCAGCTATTATGTAGAGGTTAATGTCATTGCCTCTGCGCTCGGCGATCGATGGGACAAGGTgactcctgccagctccctgcaatACTGGAAGTGGCTCAGACTTTTCCCTCTCTGATGCTTGGCTTCACTTTCAGAGGGAATGCaacccaccccctgcccccaccaAGCTCTGGACATACTCAATACCTGTCCTCCACACCAACAGGTACCATGtaccccagcaccacagagcaggcaggacccaCCACAGCAGATACTCACCGTTGTTGCGTACTGAATGTCCTTCCAGATGGAAGTCTCCCGGGAAAGGTCTGAGTCCTCAAACAGGTTCTCCAAGATAACTTCTCCTATCATGTCATGTCTGGAGAACCTGTCGAAGTCAAAGACGCTCAGGTGGAGCTTCCTGCTCACCAGCTCCTCATGGGGCACAGGGAAGTGGAAGGACTCATCGAAGGTGGGATTCAGAGTCTTCCTGTGGACTCGTGTCTGGAACTTGCGCTTTCTATCAGGCAGGAGGTAGATCTTCACGTAGGGATCTGAGCTGCCGCAGAAGTCTTTGGCTGGCAAGTCAAAAGCCCTGAGAATTCGGACGGTCAGCGTCTCGGTCTCATAGTCATACTTGAGAGTGAAGTTAATTTTCCCACAAGTTTTTGATGCCTCTTTCTTAGGGTCCTCAGAGTCAACAGATTTTTGCTTATAGAGTTCAGGCTTGATGCGACCGATGCTGGTCGGCTGCTCAGCCACCTCCGGTGAGTCCATGCCGTAGTCCATGCTGGACACGTGCATCTGCCGAGGAAGGTGCCTCTTGAAGGAGATgtgcctgcaggaggaagaCACAACAGTGTTTGCCATTCCCAGGacatttctctcctttttctctgcTGGACTACTGatgctgggaagcagagagagcaCAAGAGTGAGTGTACCAGGTGCTCCTGACCTCTACAGGAACCATCTCCAGTATGGAAATGAACACTGAAGGAAACACTGCCAGCAAATTCCCTAACTTTCCGAGTGGCAAGCTTCACTTTTTCACCTATTATGCAAATAATAGCCCACAGCTAAATATATGAGACCAAACAGCTCCTTAACCAGGCCATAGACAACCCAGTGTGGAGAATTTTTCCCACCCACTATCCTTGCAGTTCCAAGATCCTGGCACTAAGCTTCCctcaggcagaaaaaaaaatacaaacaagcAGCTCAGAAAGTTAGGGTTTTATTCTGGGTATTGGTGCTTCCAAACTTCTCCAACAGACTCTCATCAGAAACTGGTAGATAATTCCTgacagggaggagagcagagcctcaTCTGGGAGCTGTCTCTAGCCTTAAGCTCCCCTCCAGCATGAGGGGCACTGTGTGCAAGCAAAGCTTTATCTAAGCAAAGCATAAAAGCTTTCTGTGGACTCACAGCATTATTGGAGATTATCTTTTGTTTACAAGAGCAGAACATGGAGTTATTCAACCATACTAAGAACTTGCACAGCCAGAGCACTAACTTTTGGTGATAAGTGGTGCTCTGAGACCTCACTTCTTTCCTCAAAGGCATTTTGGCCTGGGCTAGTCTAGGCTGTGAGTCAGAGATCCCAAATGGCTGAGGTTGTTCCCCAGAGTCCCTGgacctggctgcctgcctgtttCATGCTGGGCTCTTTCACTCGAGAAAATGGATTTGAAACCTTCCCACGTACAACCAAGTCCTACTTTGTTTGTCCTAATTCAGACAGGCTGAGcttttgctttctcctctgTTGGAAAGGTGTAATGACAGCAGAATGAGTGTGTGCATGGCAGAGAGGCCACCAGCTGtccaaaaagcagagcagttAAATAGAGGAGTGTGTGGCACAACTGCAGTTGTCACCAAGTTGATTTTAACTCCAGTTTCTTCAAACAGAAGGCTGAGATCAGTGTCTTATTAATCCTGCAAGACTGCAGCTGATTTTCTGAGCAATGCCTCCTTTGGCAGGGGCAGTCCTGCACACACCATGGCATGGCCAGCAAAGAGAGCAGGAGTGctgggacacagccaggacCCTGCCATCCCCCTCTCCTGTCCTAGTTTCACAGCCTTCTGTGCCAAGGACGAGGTACCGTATTTCTCAGTATTGTTGCCAAGGTGTCCCAAGGTTTGTGGAGCCTGTTCCTGATCTCCTGAGTGAGATGTTCAGaggcctgtccccagctgaggcagagacatgcagagcacaagccctggcacagctggttcCGAGCTGTGCAGCCAGCAAGCATCAGTTCTGCTTATCCGACTGTTCCTGCTGGGAGCCACAACAGcaagagagagcagagaggacTAATTCTGTCTGACAGCCAACCATCATCGATACCTCAGCCTGCCTCTCATGTGGGAACCAAATTAAAGCCTCCAAAGCACACCAATGGCTTGACACAATGAGGTCAAGTCACAATAATAGGGCTTGAATCCTTGATTGTGTTAAGAGGGCCCACGGTAAGCCAGCCCCAGACACAGCAGTTGGGTAATGACCAGGCTCTGGTAATCCAGCATGCAGGTGGCAGCACTTTCTTTAGTCTCCCTGCAGGTATCTGAACCTGGGACTCCACTGAAtgcctctcccagctccctgaggagctgcttccAGAGGAGCAGTGTCTAGAGGAGAAGCATCCAGAGGAGCTGTGTCCAGAGGAGCTGCgtccagaggagctgtgtcCAGAGGAGCAGCATCCAGAGGAGCAGCGTCCAGAGGAGCAGcctccagaggagctgtgtgtccagaggagcagCGTCCAGAGGAGCAGCGACCAGAGGAGCAGCCTCCAGAGGAGCAGCGTCCAGAGGAGCAGCATCCAGAGGAGCAGCgtccagaggagctgtgtgtccagaggagcagcgtccagaggagctgtgtgtccagaggagctgtgtgtccagaggagcagcgtccagaggagctgtgtgtccagaggagcagcatccagaggagcagcatccagaggagctgtgtgtccagaggagcagcatccagaggagctgtgtgtccagaggagctgtgtgtccagaggagctgtgtcCACTCACCTGGTGGAAGATGCAGGCTCGGTGGTTTGCCGCTGGATCCGTGTGCGCCTCATGATGTGGTCTTTCATGGACATCTGGACCTCTGCAGGGATGTCAGGCGATGTGTGGCTGATCttcactgctgcctccaggaAACTCACAGCCCCTGCGTCCTTGAGCTTGTCTGCCATGctgtccttgctgcagcccGCCTCGCTCTGCAGGACGGCCAGGTTAGAAGAAATGGCCTTGTTCCTCCAGGGAACCCAGCACAGCTtccaaaagagaaacagaaaaactgCCACCAGGGCCAGTCCACACACAATAACTATCACTGCAAGGAGGCTGACGGAGAGCTCTacagagggagagaaggcaACAGtgacagggagaggggaggaatgggaaaggagaagagaaaagaaatatggTGAGAAAGCCATAAGTAAAGGGAAGAAACAGTGCAAACTGATTTGTATCACCGCTAATGGAGAGCTCTTAGCAGGTTCTGCAACCAGGAGTCAAATCCAGGTGAGCACTCCCTGAGAgattctgctccctgccccagacACATGTGAGGAGAAATGGGTGTCTCCAGATGGCCAGAGCTAGGAAGGTCTGATGCTTAGACTGGCTATGAAACATCATCCCTGCTTTGTTATGTGGCTTCAGCAGACTGCAGAGTCTGAAATCAAGAAGAACTGCAGAACTACATAACAGAAACAAGCTCCAGTGCTTACCAACacaaactgcctttttttttttgcttcatacCACAGGTGCTCAGAccctgcatttaaaaataaatctatcAACCCTGATCCTGGAAGCAGATTGCTGTTGTACTATCAACCCTCACATCTTATCCAGATGTGCCCACAGGGAACAGAAAGTAAATGCCAGCACaaatttaaaaaccccaaatcacaAGCTGCTGATGCAGTGAAACCAAACATAGAAGGAGGCTGTACAGCAAGTGCTACACATTCTTCCTTATCCTGAATAGCACAGAAACTGAGTCCCTTTTACCTCATATGTGATGTATTTCAGCATTTTGATCTTTTTCTAGAGAGGAAAGAGCTTCCATGACTATGGCTGAAGAatcaggaaagaaggaaaatatctATCTATAGATAGATAAATGTGATCCAGACTGTGAAATGATTCACAGCACTTCATAAGAGAAAACACTGACTATTTTGAGTTCCTTTTTAACAGTGTATTGATTCCCAGATTCCCACCAAACCCAGAATTCCAGTAGTTTAGAACCACGAAGAATGCCAATCCCTCAGGATGAAGACAGGTTTTGCTCTGGAGTTCAGTCTGCAGTGTCAGGAGTTCAGGTGATGCAGTCACAGATCACTGTGAGTGCATGGACAGTCCCTTGATTTCCTGCTGTGTTCTTTGTAGTGGCCATAAAGCCACACTCCTTAAATCACCAGAGTGCAAGTCAGGGCAGAAAGAGAGGCAAGAAAATACCAAACACTCCAGCAGGTTAGACACAAATAACCATTGCTTCTCACTAGTATGCTTGGACCACAAACCAGAGGTCACTTCTGTcatgctgggatttggggattctgtgaaaatccATCCTTACCAGGCGCTTTAGCTCTTAGGAGATAAACTGGGAAGCTCAGACCTGTGCTTCATCACAGCTGCTGTAAATGGGGTCCCTGACATATGCTTTACCTTAAATAGAAGTTGTAAGACCACCTTCTGTTTCCTTTGGTCATGCAGTGatcagttctgtgtccagttactgtgtccagttctgggcccctcagtttaagaaggacattgagacacttgaacacatccagagaaggtcaacgagactggggagaggcctcgagcacaagccctacaaggagaggctgggagctggggttgcttagcctggagaagaggaggctcagaggagaccttattgctctctacaactacttgaagggaggttgtagccaggaaggggttggtctcttctcccaggcacccagcaccagaacaagaggacacagtctcaagctgcaccaggggaagtttaggctgcaggtgaggagaaagttcttcacagagagagttgttggcctttggaatgtgctgcccagggaggtgatggagtccccatccctggaggtgttcaggaggggattggatgtggcacttggtgccatggtttagtcatgaggtctgtggtgacaggttggactggatgatctttgaggtctcttccaaccttggtgattctgtgattctgttattcagTGTAGTTGTAGTAAGACATTTAATGTTTAATGAAATATGAGGAAAGACCAAGTTTTTCTCTTGACAAAATAGCTGAATTTTAAAATTATGttaaaaccccaacccaataacaataaaaatacCCCAACCTCAGCACCACTGATCAACCACCCCAGCAAATGAACCCATTTGTATGATCTTTGCCAACATGCTGTCTGGGAATGCAACAGCTACTATACACCTGGGATTTTTGCATCAGTTCTCATAAGTGAAATCTCAAGGAAGCATCAGGCACAAGGTGTGACATCTCCACCAgaacaaagcagctctgctgaacacCTGGGAAACCATCTGTTGTTTCTGATACCCCAGAGAAAATGCTCTGCTCTTCCACAAAATCACCCAGTGTAGCAAAGTCACTAAGAGCTTGAGTCAAACCTTCCTGACTGTCCACAGCTTCCTTGACTGgagaggaagggctggaagctgGCAGAGTAAAGGCCATCCAGAAGCTTTTGCAacttttcctctccctcaccagcctcctgcACAGGTCAGGCTGCACCATTTATTCTCTGCTGTAGCTCCAAAGTGGACATACTGATCACTGCTGGGGTGAACAAATAGGCTCTGTCTTAATCAATAATAAATAGGATTGTACAAGTCAGCAGTGGAGCTTCCTTAGAGACTTGGCTAAATGAAttctcaccaaagcagagagCGCAGAGCTACCACTTTCCTATACTTTGAGCTCAGTCTTGGAATTGTGCCCAGAAAGCTCACTGCCAGTTTCATAAGAAAACTTCAGGACCTGGACTTTCTGCAAGCAGTCTTTGTTGTTACAAAGGAATGGGTGCAGTGCAGAatctacctatctacctatctatctatctatctatctatccaccTGTCTTCTATCTATCACTTAGGATGCTTCTGCCCATTCCAGGAAGTTCTCTAGACACATGACCCTGCTTGCACACCAGACTCCTTAACAGGAAACCTCAGAACTAATCAGATATCCATTTGGAAAACCTGTTGCCAGCTTGAGGAAGATCTTAGCTGGTGTCCCTTCTTGCTGAGCTGGCACTGCCAATGTCTTTGACAGGATTCACAGCTACTTTTATGCATGACctcctactctttcctctgacAGCTCACATAAAACACAAGTAAAAGGGATCAGGATTTTACAGACATTTTTTAAGCAT comes from the Dryobates pubescens isolate bDryPub1 chromosome 35, bDryPub1.pri, whole genome shotgun sequence genome and includes:
- the SYT6 gene encoding synaptotagmin-6 isoform X3 is translated as MADKLKDAGAVSFLEAAVKISHTSPDIPAEVQMSMKDHIMRRTRIQRQTTEPASSTRHISFKRHLPRQMHVSSMDYGMDSPEVAEQPTSIGRIKPELYKQKSVDSEDPKKEASKTCGKINFTLKYDYETETLTVRILRAFDLPAKDFCGSSDPYVKIYLLPDRKRKFQTRVHRKTLNPTFDESFHFPVPHEELVSRKLHLSVFDFDRFSRHDMIGEVILENLFEDSDLSRETSIWKDIQYATTESVDLGEIMFSLCYLPTAGRLTLTVIKCRNLKAMDITGYSDPYVKVSLLCDGRRLKKKKTTIKKNTLNPTYNEAIIFDIPPENMDQVSLLISVMDYDRVGHNEIIGVCRVGVNAEGLGRDHWNEMLAYPRKPIAHWHPLVEVKKSLKEWHGRAASFDSQGSCPSPKPPPTP
- the SYT6 gene encoding synaptotagmin-6 isoform X2; protein product: MSGTKDDSRCQRAVHIVTELCRKKSLPGLDLDTCREFLLLPADQSLIISEPELSVSLLAVIVIVCGLALVAVFLFLFWKLCWVPWRNKAISSNLAVLQSEAGCSKDSMADKLKDAGAVSFLEAAVKISHTSPDIPAEVQMSMKDHIMRRTRIQRQTTEPASSTRHISFKRHLPRQMHVSSMDYGMDSPEVAEQPTSIGRIKPELYKQKSVDSEDPKKEASKTCGKINFTLKYDYETETLTVRILRAFDLPAKDFCGSSDPYVKIYLLPDRKRKFQTRVHRKTLNPTFDESFHFPVPHEELVSRKLHLSVFDFDRFSRHDMIGEVILENLFEDSDLSRETSIWKDIQYATTESVDLGEIMFSLCYLPTAGRLTLTVIKCRNLKAMDITGYSDPYVKVSLLCDGRRLKKKKTTIKKNTLNPTYNEAIIFDIPPENMDQVSLLISVMDYDRVGHNEIIGVCRVGVNAEGLGRDHWNEMLAYPRKPIAHWHPLVEWHGRAASFDSQGSCPSPKPPPTP
- the SYT6 gene encoding synaptotagmin-6 isoform X1, coding for MSGTKDDSRCQRAVHIVTELCRKKSLPGLDLDTCREFLLLPADQSLIISEPELSVSLLAVIVIVCGLALVAVFLFLFWKLCWVPWRNKAISSNLAVLQSEAGCSKDSMADKLKDAGAVSFLEAAVKISHTSPDIPAEVQMSMKDHIMRRTRIQRQTTEPASSTRHISFKRHLPRQMHVSSMDYGMDSPEVAEQPTSIGRIKPELYKQKSVDSEDPKKEASKTCGKINFTLKYDYETETLTVRILRAFDLPAKDFCGSSDPYVKIYLLPDRKRKFQTRVHRKTLNPTFDESFHFPVPHEELVSRKLHLSVFDFDRFSRHDMIGEVILENLFEDSDLSRETSIWKDIQYATTESVDLGEIMFSLCYLPTAGRLTLTVIKCRNLKAMDITGYSDPYVKVSLLCDGRRLKKKKTTIKKNTLNPTYNEAIIFDIPPENMDQVSLLISVMDYDRVGHNEIIGVCRVGVNAEGLGRDHWNEMLAYPRKPIAHWHPLVEVKKSLKEWHGRAASFDSQGSCPSPKPPPTP